From Chloroflexota bacterium, a single genomic window includes:
- a CDS encoding phage major capsid protein, with amino-acid sequence MALTLAESAKLSTDMLQRGVIETIIEESPIFAYLPFLTVEGNSFKYNQENTLGGASFYAVNAVWTEGTATFTQKTANLSILGGDADVDNFIQRTRSSIQDQRAIQTQLKAKSVARAFEQTVITGDSSVDTNSFDGLVKLASSAQTLEVGATGGALTLALVDQLIDLVKGGKPDILLMSRRTRRKLKSLLQASAHYVESGTTAFGAQVMMYDGIPVYVSDFQPDTETGSGGGSALSSMYAIHFSESDGLCGLQNGAIEVVDIGQLETKDASRVRIRWYVGLALMRDSAIARLRSINAS; translated from the coding sequence ATGGCGCTGACGCTTGCGGAGAGCGCGAAGCTCTCCACCGACATGCTCCAGCGGGGCGTGATCGAGACGATCATCGAGGAGTCGCCCATCTTTGCGTACCTCCCCTTTCTGACAGTGGAGGGGAACTCATTCAAATACAACCAGGAGAACACCCTGGGCGGCGCCAGCTTCTACGCCGTGAACGCCGTGTGGACCGAGGGCACGGCCACCTTCACCCAGAAGACGGCCAACCTCTCCATCCTGGGCGGGGACGCCGACGTCGACAACTTCATCCAGCGCACGCGGTCCAGCATTCAGGACCAGCGGGCGATCCAGACACAGCTCAAGGCCAAGAGCGTCGCTCGCGCCTTCGAGCAGACGGTGATCACCGGCGACAGCTCGGTGGATACCAACAGCTTCGACGGGCTGGTCAAGCTGGCCAGCTCCGCCCAAACCCTCGAGGTCGGGGCGACCGGCGGAGCGTTGACGCTGGCCCTGGTCGACCAGCTCATCGATCTGGTGAAGGGTGGGAAGCCGGACATCCTGCTGATGAGCCGGCGGACGCGCCGCAAGCTGAAGAGCCTGCTCCAGGCGTCGGCGCACTACGTCGAGAGCGGCACGACGGCGTTCGGGGCGCAGGTGATGATGTACGACGGCATTCCCGTGTACGTGTCGGATTTCCAGCCTGACACGGAGACGGGCTCGGGGGGAGGCTCAGCGCTCTCGAGCATGTACGCCATCCACTTCTCGGAGTCCGATGGCCTGTGCGGCCTGCAGAACGGGGCGATCGAGGTGGTGGACATCGGCCAGCTCGAGACGAAGGACGCGAGCCGTGTGCGCATCCGCTGGTATGTGGGGCTCGCCCTCATGCGGGACTCGGCGATCGCGCGGCTGCGCTCCATCAACGCCAGCTAG